The following are from one region of the Amedibacterium intestinale genome:
- a CDS encoding 23S rRNA methyltransferase yields the protein MGELWLSTPNFIHSTHVETIALLSKLKTKQHIKIELHAEEIELTSSECKSTYSNIKQYVFDKYGFKVSSLYIAQVKEKCGIKERENYNKPKNVDLNQPICPVEKEEAIKDAFRHFQMI from the coding sequence GTGGGAGAATTATGGCTTTCTACTCCCAATTTTATACATTCAACACATGTTGAGACAATCGCTTTACTTTCCAAACTTAAGACAAAACAACATATCAAAATTGAATTACATGCAGAAGAAATAGAATTGACATCTTCAGAATGTAAATCCACTTACAGTAATATTAAACAATATGTTTTTGATAAATATGGATTTAAGGTATCAAGTCTATATATAGCACAAGTAAAAGAAAAGTGTGGAATTAAAGAAAGAGAAAATTATAATAAACCGAAAAATGTGGATTTAAATCAGCCAATTTGTCCAGTAGAGAAAGAAGAAGCAATAAAAGATGCGTTTAGGCATTTTCAAATGATTTAA